The following proteins are co-located in the Solanum pennellii chromosome 8, SPENNV200 genome:
- the LOC107028503 gene encoding uncharacterized protein LOC107028503 isoform X1, whose product MNNLSLDKTSTPNPLLSISSLHHSRISKSLCLPRKVLVFADKNDNSASITSGFLSKTHFSSKKVTVFADKDDNSSPVASGVLSRTHFSSKKVAVFASKDDNLSSITSGVLSRTVFSSRKTKKFVVFASKDDRNSNKLDQWDQMELKFGRLIGEDPKLTLAKIISRKTNPETSYLEIEESFEQKKGKTSGEIVEVPFDASKQKKSLNSSNGLNLVRPVPKKGVKFEVDEKQPKTEGYKQSQPISRPEVSRKSSVPNVILRKPSLYSEEDESSKFKIKPNLTLKMGRELKPEKFSDVTLLKKPEPMRISSDDSEKNGQSSDNSSDATLLKKPEPMRISSDDSEKNGQSSDKSSDATLLKKPEPMRISSDDSEKNGQSSDKSSDATLLKKPEPMRTNSGNSEKNGQSSDVLPVSSDDSEDASLTEVYASSSEPKNSLLLNKPEPSNLNIKIDPNKESSEVQHPSISDESTLNAANSSSELISMAENKLRQPLQSSRSNPLEKQGFGTGFQQIDTQPAERSSDSNTPAETGPMESLDAALLGKPKRLDIPKKEASSVSQEDMRPVKSEGYGNASEIENFLAKSSIKEHEDNDWVRAEELVKSGGREDVELVSCSTRGFVVSFGSLIGFLPYRNLAARWKFLAFESWLRQKGLDPSQYKQGLGIIGGYDGFGKAASPEAGVDPQIAKNADEEISPDMKLEDLLRIYDQEKLKFLSSFVGLRIRVSVVLADRYSRRLIFSIKAKEKEELVEKKKSLMAKLQVGDVVKCCIQKITYFGIFVEVEGVLALIHQTEVSWDATLDPASYFKIGQIVEAKVHQLDFSLERIFLSLKEITPDPMMEALEAVVGDPDNLNGELQASELDTEWPDVESLIKELKQFEGISSVSKGRYFLSPGLAPTFQVYMASMFENQYKLLARSGNRVQEVIVETSLSKEEMKSAIQSCTNKVE is encoded by the exons ATGAACAACCTTAGCCTTGACAAAACCTCAACACCCAACCCCTTGTTGTCAATTTCATCTTTACAccattcaagaatctcaaaatccCTTTGTTTGCCCAGAAAAGTTCTTGTTTTTGCtgataaaaatgataattcagCCTCAATAACTAGTGGGTTTCTgtcaaaaactcatttttcctCCAAAAAAGTTACTGTTTTTGCTGATAAAGATGACAATTCAAGTCCAGTAGCAAGTGGGGTTTTGTCAAGAACACATTTTTCCTCCAAAAAAGTTGCTGTTTTTGCCTCTAAAGATGATAATTTAAGCTCAATAACAAGTGGGGTTTTGTCAAGAACTGTTTTTTCCTCCAGAAAGACAAAGAAATTTGTTGTTTTTGCTTCTAAAGATGATAGGAATAGTAATAAGCTTGACCAGTGGGACCAAATGGAACTCAAGTTTGGCAGATTAATTGGTGAAGACCCAAAACTTACCTTAGCTAAG ATAATTAGTAGGAAAACAAACCCGGAGACATCTTATCTTGAAATTGAAGAGTCATTTGAGCAGAAGAAGGGAAAAACGTCTGGTGAAATTGTGGAGGTTCCGTTTGATGCATCCAAGCAAAAGAAATCTctcaattcatcaaatggattaAATTTGGTTCGCCCTGTGCCCAAGAAGGGTGTTAAGTTCGAGGTTGATGAGAAACAGCCAAAGACTGAGGGCTATAAACAGAGTCAACCAATTTCAAGACCTGAAGTAAGTAGAAAAAGTAGTGTTCCAAATGTCATACTGCGAAAGCCAAGTTTGTATTCTGAGGAGGATGaatcatcaaaattcaaaattaagcCAAACTTGACACTGAAAATGGGCAGAGAACTGAAACCTGAGAAGTTTAGTGATGTTACATTGTTGAAGAAGCCGGAACCAATGAGGATCAGCTCCGACGATAGTGAAAAGAATGGACAATCAAGTGATAATTCTAGTGATGCTACATTGTTGAAGAAGCCGGAACCAATGAGGATCAGCTCCGACGATAGTGAAAAGAATGGACAATCAAGTGATAAGTCTAGTGATGCTACATTGTTGAAGAAGCCGGAACCAATGAGGATCAGCTCCGACGATAGTGAAAAGAATGGACAATCAAGTGATAAGTCTAGTGATGCTACATTGTTGAAGAAGCCGGAGCCAATGAGAACCAACTCTGGCAATAGTGAAAAGAATGGACAATCAAGCGATGTCTTGCCTGTATCTAGTGATGACTCCGAAGATGCTAGTCTTACAGAGGTGTATGCATCAAGTAGTGAACCCAAAAACAGCTTGCTTCTAAATAAGCCAGAGCCtagtaatttaaatataaagatAGATCCAAATAAAGAATCTTCCGAGGTTCAGCATCCGAGTATTTCGGATGAAAGTACTTTGAATGCTGCTAACTCTTCTTCTGAGCTTATAAGTATGGCAGAGAATAAACTACGCCAACCGTTACAATCTAGCAGAAGCAATCCTCTTGAGAAGCAAGGCTTTGGTACAG GATTCCAGCAGATTGATACACAGCCTGCTGAGAGAAGTTCTGATTCCAATACACCTGCTGAGACTGGACCCATGGAATCTTTGGATGCTGCTCTTCTTGGAAAACCAAAAAG ATTAGACATACCTAAAAAGGAAGCATCAAGTGTTAGTCAGGAGGATATGCGTCCTGTCAAATCTGAGGGCTATGGAAATGCTTCAGAGATTGAAAACTTCCTGGCAAAGTCATCCATTAAG GAACATGAAGACAATGACTGGGTAAGAGCTGAAGAGCTTGTTAAGAGCGGAGGAAGAGAGGACGTGGAACTAGTCAGCTGTAGCACCAGAGGCTTTGTT GTATCTTTTGGTTCCTTGATAGGATTTTTACCATATCGCAATCTTGCAGCCAGGTGGAAATTCTTAGCTTTTGAATCTTGGTTGAGGCAAAAAGGTTTGGATCCATCCCAATACAAGCAAGGTCTGGGGATCATTGGAGGCTATGATGGTTTTGGCAAGGCAGCTTCTCCTGAGGCAGGAGTAGATCCGCAAATTGCTAAAAATGCCGATGAGGAGATCTCGCCAGATATGAAACTTGAAGATCTTCTCAGGATTTATGACCAAGAGAAACTCAAGTTCTTATCATCATTTGTTGGTCTG AGGATCAGAGTAAGTGTGGTGTTAGCTGACAGATATTCCAGAAGGCTAATATTCTCGATAAAggcaaaagaaaaggaagaattGGTCGAGAAGAAGAAGAGCCTTATG GCAAAACTTCAGGTTGGGGACGTGGTAAAATGCTGTATACAAAAAATTACCTATTTCGGTATATTTGTCGAG GTTGAAGGAGTACTTGCGCTAATTCACCAGACAGAAGTCTCATGGGATGCCACTTTAGACCCTGCGTCGTATTTTAAAATTGGCCAG ATTGTGGAGGCAAAAGTTCACCAGTTAGACTTTTCACTTGAGCGCATCTTCTTGTCGTTGAAGGAAATAACG CCAGATCCCATGATGGAGGCCTTAGAGGCTGTAGTTGGTGATCCTGATAATTTGAATGGAGAACTCCAAGCATCAGAGCTGGATACTGAG TGGCCTGACGTGGAATCTCTTATCAAAGAATTAAAGCAGTTTGAGGGTATCTCCTCTGTATCAAAAGGGCGGTACTTCTTGAGCCCTGGTTTGGCTCCAACATTTCAG GTTTATATGGCATCCATGTTTGAGAATCAATACAAGTTACTTGCGCGGTCGGGAAATAGAGTACAAGAG GTGATAGTGGAGACATCATTGAGTAAAGAGGAAATGAAATCTGCAATTCAATCTTGTACAAACAAAGTTGAATAA
- the LOC107028503 gene encoding uncharacterized protein LOC107028503 isoform X2, translated as MNNLSLDKTSTPNPLLSISSLHHSRISKSLCLPRKVLVFADKNDNSASITSGFLSKTHFSSKKVTVFADKDDNSSPVASGVLSRTHFSSKKVAVFASKDDNLSSITSGVLSRTVFSSRKTKKFVVFASKDDRNSNKLDQWDQMELKFGRLIGEDPKLTLAKIISRKTNPETSYLEIEESFEQKKGKTSGEIVEVPFDASKQKKSLNSSNGLNLVRPVPKKGVKFEVDEKQPKTEGYKQSQPISRPEVSRKSSVPNVILRKPSLYSEEDESSKFKIKPNLTLKMGRELKPEKFSDVTLLKKPEPMRISSDDSEKNGQSSDKSSDATLLKKPEPMRTNSGNSEKNGQSSDVLPVSSDDSEDASLTEVYASSSEPKNSLLLNKPEPSNLNIKIDPNKESSEVQHPSISDESTLNAANSSSELISMAENKLRQPLQSSRSNPLEKQGFGTGFQQIDTQPAERSSDSNTPAETGPMESLDAALLGKPKRLDIPKKEASSVSQEDMRPVKSEGYGNASEIENFLAKSSIKEHEDNDWVRAEELVKSGGREDVELVSCSTRGFVVSFGSLIGFLPYRNLAARWKFLAFESWLRQKGLDPSQYKQGLGIIGGYDGFGKAASPEAGVDPQIAKNADEEISPDMKLEDLLRIYDQEKLKFLSSFVGLRIRVSVVLADRYSRRLIFSIKAKEKEELVEKKKSLMAKLQVGDVVKCCIQKITYFGIFVEVEGVLALIHQTEVSWDATLDPASYFKIGQIVEAKVHQLDFSLERIFLSLKEITPDPMMEALEAVVGDPDNLNGELQASELDTEWPDVESLIKELKQFEGISSVSKGRYFLSPGLAPTFQVYMASMFENQYKLLARSGNRVQEVIVETSLSKEEMKSAIQSCTNKVE; from the exons ATGAACAACCTTAGCCTTGACAAAACCTCAACACCCAACCCCTTGTTGTCAATTTCATCTTTACAccattcaagaatctcaaaatccCTTTGTTTGCCCAGAAAAGTTCTTGTTTTTGCtgataaaaatgataattcagCCTCAATAACTAGTGGGTTTCTgtcaaaaactcatttttcctCCAAAAAAGTTACTGTTTTTGCTGATAAAGATGACAATTCAAGTCCAGTAGCAAGTGGGGTTTTGTCAAGAACACATTTTTCCTCCAAAAAAGTTGCTGTTTTTGCCTCTAAAGATGATAATTTAAGCTCAATAACAAGTGGGGTTTTGTCAAGAACTGTTTTTTCCTCCAGAAAGACAAAGAAATTTGTTGTTTTTGCTTCTAAAGATGATAGGAATAGTAATAAGCTTGACCAGTGGGACCAAATGGAACTCAAGTTTGGCAGATTAATTGGTGAAGACCCAAAACTTACCTTAGCTAAG ATAATTAGTAGGAAAACAAACCCGGAGACATCTTATCTTGAAATTGAAGAGTCATTTGAGCAGAAGAAGGGAAAAACGTCTGGTGAAATTGTGGAGGTTCCGTTTGATGCATCCAAGCAAAAGAAATCTctcaattcatcaaatggattaAATTTGGTTCGCCCTGTGCCCAAGAAGGGTGTTAAGTTCGAGGTTGATGAGAAACAGCCAAAGACTGAGGGCTATAAACAGAGTCAACCAATTTCAAGACCTGAAGTAAGTAGAAAAAGTAGTGTTCCAAATGTCATACTGCGAAAGCCAAGTTTGTATTCTGAGGAGGATGaatcatcaaaattcaaaattaagcCAAACTTGACACTGAAAATGGGCAGAGAACTGAAACCTGAGAAGTTTAGTGATGTTAC ATTGTTGAAGAAGCCGGAACCAATGAGGATCAGCTCCGACGATAGTGAAAAGAATGGACAATCAAGTGATAAGTCTAGTGATGCTACATTGTTGAAGAAGCCGGAGCCAATGAGAACCAACTCTGGCAATAGTGAAAAGAATGGACAATCAAGCGATGTCTTGCCTGTATCTAGTGATGACTCCGAAGATGCTAGTCTTACAGAGGTGTATGCATCAAGTAGTGAACCCAAAAACAGCTTGCTTCTAAATAAGCCAGAGCCtagtaatttaaatataaagatAGATCCAAATAAAGAATCTTCCGAGGTTCAGCATCCGAGTATTTCGGATGAAAGTACTTTGAATGCTGCTAACTCTTCTTCTGAGCTTATAAGTATGGCAGAGAATAAACTACGCCAACCGTTACAATCTAGCAGAAGCAATCCTCTTGAGAAGCAAGGCTTTGGTACAG GATTCCAGCAGATTGATACACAGCCTGCTGAGAGAAGTTCTGATTCCAATACACCTGCTGAGACTGGACCCATGGAATCTTTGGATGCTGCTCTTCTTGGAAAACCAAAAAG ATTAGACATACCTAAAAAGGAAGCATCAAGTGTTAGTCAGGAGGATATGCGTCCTGTCAAATCTGAGGGCTATGGAAATGCTTCAGAGATTGAAAACTTCCTGGCAAAGTCATCCATTAAG GAACATGAAGACAATGACTGGGTAAGAGCTGAAGAGCTTGTTAAGAGCGGAGGAAGAGAGGACGTGGAACTAGTCAGCTGTAGCACCAGAGGCTTTGTT GTATCTTTTGGTTCCTTGATAGGATTTTTACCATATCGCAATCTTGCAGCCAGGTGGAAATTCTTAGCTTTTGAATCTTGGTTGAGGCAAAAAGGTTTGGATCCATCCCAATACAAGCAAGGTCTGGGGATCATTGGAGGCTATGATGGTTTTGGCAAGGCAGCTTCTCCTGAGGCAGGAGTAGATCCGCAAATTGCTAAAAATGCCGATGAGGAGATCTCGCCAGATATGAAACTTGAAGATCTTCTCAGGATTTATGACCAAGAGAAACTCAAGTTCTTATCATCATTTGTTGGTCTG AGGATCAGAGTAAGTGTGGTGTTAGCTGACAGATATTCCAGAAGGCTAATATTCTCGATAAAggcaaaagaaaaggaagaattGGTCGAGAAGAAGAAGAGCCTTATG GCAAAACTTCAGGTTGGGGACGTGGTAAAATGCTGTATACAAAAAATTACCTATTTCGGTATATTTGTCGAG GTTGAAGGAGTACTTGCGCTAATTCACCAGACAGAAGTCTCATGGGATGCCACTTTAGACCCTGCGTCGTATTTTAAAATTGGCCAG ATTGTGGAGGCAAAAGTTCACCAGTTAGACTTTTCACTTGAGCGCATCTTCTTGTCGTTGAAGGAAATAACG CCAGATCCCATGATGGAGGCCTTAGAGGCTGTAGTTGGTGATCCTGATAATTTGAATGGAGAACTCCAAGCATCAGAGCTGGATACTGAG TGGCCTGACGTGGAATCTCTTATCAAAGAATTAAAGCAGTTTGAGGGTATCTCCTCTGTATCAAAAGGGCGGTACTTCTTGAGCCCTGGTTTGGCTCCAACATTTCAG GTTTATATGGCATCCATGTTTGAGAATCAATACAAGTTACTTGCGCGGTCGGGAAATAGAGTACAAGAG GTGATAGTGGAGACATCATTGAGTAAAGAGGAAATGAAATCTGCAATTCAATCTTGTACAAACAAAGTTGAATAA
- the LOC107028084 gene encoding protein LURP-one-related 4-like, whose protein sequence is MAKICPELLLQQSSPSSSSSSPSPYIKSIRETFTIWMKSLIFHGNGCTIFNSKGVIVFRVDNYQESCRDEVCIMDLKGQVLFSIKREKLRVFGRWNGYGSCGEIKGRPLFQIKRNCDIFSRENVICNFGSGDENNVGINCYKIQQFDRNSSYKVTNSTGQVVAEVKQKQSSRGFGYGEDVLTLEVEPNIDHSLIVAFVIVCGLIHGKL, encoded by the exons atggCTAAAATATGTCCTGAATTATTGTTACAACAATCTTCTCcttcatcatcgtcgtcgtcgccATCGCCTTATATTAAATCTATAAGAGAAACATTTACTATATGgatgaaatctttaattttcCATGGAAATGGATGTACTATTTTTAATTCCAAAGGTGTAATTGTTTTTAGGGTTGATAATTACCAAGAAAGTTGTAGAGATGAAGTTTGTATCATGGATCTCAAAGGCCAAGTTCTCTTCTCAATTAAAAGagag aaaTTAAGAGTTTTTGGTCGTTGGAATGGATATGGATCATGTGGTGAAATAAAAGGGAGGccattatttcaaataaaaagaaattgtgaCATTTTTTCAAGAGAAAATGTCATTTGTAATTTTGGGTCAGGTGATGAAAATAATGTAGGAATAAATTGCtacaaaattcaacaatttgatAGAAATTCATCATATAAAGTTACAAATTCTACTGGCCAAGTTGTTGCAGAG GTAAAACAAAAGCAATCATCAAGAGGATTTGGGTATGGTGAAGATGTGTTAACTTTAGAAGTGGAACCCAATATAGATCACTCACTAATTGTGGCTTTTGTAATAGTATGTGGATTGATTCATGGAAAATTATGA
- the LOC107028863 gene encoding E3 ubiquitin-protein ligase BRE1-like 2 gives MFKSARWRSEKNKIKVVFKLQFHATQVAGDALMISVVPADVGKPTLKLEKAPVRDGSCYWEKAVLETVKFIQEPKSGKIHEKIYYFILGTGSLKSGVAGEALIDFSNYAEASKISSVSLPLKNSKSGALLHVSIQRIQDSSDQRVEEIEDAIPNSDNMILRTQLSNDDVEASLKGNSTEDGLINKPILHNGELNGIRRASGESDITMSSSGSSSGLDTPRQIKMRNNIGNQDHINFPLSPNDALILRKPSIDVSTIVSEEIQQSEWLGGSTLEASTDGSSSTPREALHRLASQEVSDIVVVKLKSELAAFARQVEVSDLELQTLRKQIVKESRRGQDLLKEVASLKNERDALKEECDKLKASLRRLNEAKSKDKLLYEQGDLQTLVSELRQELAYQKELNANLEIQLQKTQESNSELILAVRDLDEMLEQKNKQNVCFCNKSTTSCDAENLPDVVSKNDMIDEDDEDQKALEQLVREHSDVKDSYMLEQKIEDLCGEIEIYRRERDDLEMQMEQLVLDNEILKQENHDILYKLEQSEFQEQLKMQYECATSYSTVKELEGRITSLENELMEQAKELSDSLVTISELKAQVSTLDEELENQAQGFEADLETLSCDKVKQEHRAIRAEEELRKTRQHTASTAERLQDELKSLSMQMMCSLKANEKKALHEANELRLQKMHFEETLQKSSEELRSIRVYYEAKMLELSSQITDMSGQMEKLQLEIEAKSAQLEKQEEVAKETEHHLSQKIISLKAEFENLLADKNILHQHAEQKNMLIEELESTRKSIENMQLLVKKGHSERRELETRLDLVEKEAMETVKELNATRSIMDEKETLILELHLEVNILISECNEMKKSLFEDESEKENLRKQLSRLKEDLNKNEDALNSLEKKLMDSDSLKETIKLLECQIKLKESALDNAKDSFMKKEKDLQDKIEELERRLEELQQSTERFCEQKSLKVAMEDLNLTTTTGTEDENPSQTLSTESNNSCCSDEEMESTACNTRNLEELSNEMELLKERNKFMEVELKEMQGRYSEISLKFAEVEGERQKLAMKLRNIKSTKKELVK, from the exons atgtttaagtCGGCAAGATGGAGGAGCGAGAAGAACAAGATCAAAGTTGTATTCAAATTGCAGTTTCATGCAACTCag GTAGCGGGGGATGCATTGATGATATCTGTGGTCCCTGCTGATGTGGGAAAGCCAACGTTAAAGTTAGAGAAGGCACCGGTTCGTGATGGGAGCTGTTACTGGGAGAAAGCAGTTCTTGAAACTGTGAAGTTCATTCAAGAACCGAAGTCGGGGAAGATTCATGAAAAAATCTATTACTTCATCCTGGGAACT GGGTCTTTAAAATCCGGAGTTGCTGGAGAAGCTTTGATTGATTTCTCAAATTATGCAGAGGCGTCTAAGATCTCTTCTGTTTCTCTTCCgctaaaaaattcaaaatcggGAGCTTTATTACAT GTTTCGATACAGAGGATTCAGGATTCTTCTGATCAAAG AGTTGAAGAGATCGAAGATGCAATACCAAATTCCGATAATATGATCTTGAGGACACAATTAAGCAATGATGACGTAGAAGCTAGCCTTAAGGGAAATTCTACAGAG GATGGTCTGATCAACAAACCTATTTTGCACAATGGTGAACTGAATGGCATCCGCCGGGCATCAGGTGAATCTGATATTACCATGTCCAGTTCTGGAAGCAGCTCAGGGCTTGATACGCCTCGGCAAATCAAAATGAGAAACAACATTGGCAATCAGGATCACATAAACTTCCCTTTGTCTCCAAATGATGCGTTAATTCTGCGGAAGCCCAGTATTGACGTCTCTACAATAGTTTCTGAAGAAATTCAACAGTCGGAATGGTTGGGGGGTTCCACTCTCGAAGCAAGTACAGATGGCTCTTCGAGCACTCCAAGAGAAGCTCTTCATAGATTAGCATCACAGGAGGTCTCAGATATTGTTGTTGTGAAACTAAAATCTGAGCTTGCAGCGTTTGCTAGGCAGGTAGAAGTGTCGGATTTGGAACTTCAAACCTTGCGTAAACAAATCGTCAAGGAGAGCAGAAGAGGTCAGGATCTCTTGAAAGAGGTTGCTAGCCTGAAAAATGAACGAGATGCTCTCAAAGAAGAATGCGACAAACTAAAAGCTTCCCTAAGACGTCTAAACGAGGCGAAATCCAAAGACAAGTTGCTCTACGAACAAGGGGATCTTCAAACTCTTGTTAGTGAACTTAGGCAAGAATTGGCTTATCAAAAGGAACTTAATGCAAATCTGGAAATACAACTTCAGAAGACACAAGAATCGAATTCCGAGTTAATTCTTGCTGTGCGTGACCTAGACGAAATGTTAGAACAGAAGAACAAACAAAATGTCTGCTTTTGCAACAAATCTACCACATCTTGTGATGCTGAAAATTTGCCGGATGTTGTCTCCAAGaatgatatgattgatgaaGACGACGAAGATCAAAAAGCACTAGAGCAGCTTGTGCGAGAGCATAGTGATGTCAAAGACTCATATATGCTGGAACAAAAGATCGAAGACCTCTGCGGTGAAATCGAGATATACAGGAGAGAAAGAGATGACTTAGAGATGCAGATGGAGCAACTTGTCCTCGACAATGAGATACTGAAGCAAGAAAACCATGATATCTTATACAAACTCGAGCAAAGCGAGTTTCAGGAACAACTGAAGATGCAATATGAATGTGCAACTTCTTATTCAACTGTAAAGGAACTTGAAGGACGGATTACAAGTTTGGAGAATGAACTGATGGAGCAAGCAAAAGAACTCTCCGATTCATTGGTCACCATAAGCGAGCTCAAAGCTCAAGTCAGTACCCTGGATGAAGAACTGGAAAATCAAGCACAGGGATTTGAAGCTGATCTTGAAACTCTTTCTTGTGATAAAGTCAAACAAGAGCACAGAGCAATACGAGCTGAAGAAGAACTGAGGAAGACAAGACAGCACACTGCTAGTACTGCAGAGCGGCTTCAGGACGAACTTAAAAGTCTCTCCATGCAAATGATGTGCTCACTAAAAGCGAATGAAAAGAAAGCGTTACATGAAGCTAATGAGCTCCGCCTGCAGAAAATGCATTTTGAAGAGACGCTTCAAAAATCATCTGAGGAACTCCGATCAATCAGAGTGTATTATGAAGCAAAAATGCTTGAGCTTTCTAGCCAGATAACTGATATGTCCGGTCAAATGGAAAAACTGCAGTTGGAAATTGAAGCAAAATCCGCACAACTAGAAAAACAAGAAGAGGTGGCTAAAGAAACTGAACACCACTTGTCGCAGAAAATCATATCTCTTAAAGCTGAGTTTGAAAATCTATTAGCAGACAAGAATATCCTTCATCAGCATGCCGAACAGAAAAATATGCTAATTGAGGAGTTGGAAAGTACTAGGAAATCAATTGAGAACATGCAATTGCTTGTTAAGAAAGGTCACAGTGAAAGAAGAGAACTAGAAACTAGGCTAGATTTAGTGGAAAAAGAAGCTATGGAGACTGTAAAGGAACTAAATGCCACGAGGTCTATTATGGATGAGAAGGAGACATTAATATTAGAACTGCATTTGGAAGTGAATATACTTATATctgaatgtaatgaaatgaagaagtCTTTGTTCGAGGATGAATCCGAGAAAGAAAATTTGAGAAAGCAGCTGTCCCGGCTGAAAGAGGATCTGAACAAGAATGAGGATGCATTAAATAGTTTGGAAAAAAAGCTCATGGATTCTGATAGTCTAAAAGAGACAATAAAGTTGCTTGAG TGTCAGATCAAGCTGAAGGAAAGTGCACTTGATAACGCAAAGGATTCATTtatgaagaaggagaaagatCTTCAAGACAAAATCGAAGAGTTAGAAAGAAGATTAGAAGAACTCCAACAGAGCACAGAAAGGTTCTGCGAACAGAAGTCCCTAAAG GTGGCGATGGAAGATCTAAATCTCACAACTACAACAGGCACGGAAGATGAAAATCCCTCTCAAACATTGTCTACAGAGAG CAATAACAGCTGTTGTTCGGACGAGGAAATGGAAAGCACAGCATGTAATACCAGAAATCTCGAAGAACTATCAAATGaaatggaactattgaaggagaGGAACAAGTTCATGGAAGTTGAATTGAAGGAAATGCAAGGTAGATATTCAGAAATAAGCCTCAAATTTGCAGAGGTAGAAGGAGAAAGACAGAAACTCGCGATGAAACTGAGGAACATCAAGAGCACGAAAAAAGAGCTCGTAAAATag